The following is a genomic window from Malus sylvestris chromosome 12, drMalSylv7.2, whole genome shotgun sequence.
ACAGATCCATACTGCCTGATTATGCTCGATGCCTCTGCGTAAGCATCCATCAAGCCCATTTTCTGTCCAGCACCAGCACCTTCAGAAAGGAACCCATGGTCTGCTAGCACAATTGATATGTGGGCAGCATCAATGTTATATCCCTCATCTCCAGTTTCTTTGAACAAGTATACCATGCCCGGTATCAACTGGATGCTTAAAAGCAAAACGTATGGGTACACAAGGGGGTCCTTCCCATTTTTTGTATAATATGATGGATCGAATTTATTTAAGTACATCTGCAAATCATCCAATGTGTATGGTACCAAGCTCTCATTCATAACAATGGGTGCAGCTCCACCAGGGCAGTCTCTTACAGCAGACAATTTGAACCACAAGAAATCCTCTATAGTGTTGAAAAGGGTTGGTAGATCTCTTAGTAGGCGGTCGATTTGCCTACGAGAACCAGAAACAAGAGCATATAGTAACAACTTTTTCTTGTCATATGCAGCTCGGCCCACACGATCACCCATTCTTAACATTTTTTCACATTCTTCTGAAGCAGAAGCTGCAATCGACGCAGGCACCATACCTCCAGTATTAATCCACTCCGTAAGCTGTACAAAAATGAAGCATGACTAAGGCACTGCATTTGCTATAACATTATATGCATATGCAAAAGTCTTTACCAGAGGAGCAAATTGGTGTGAAGCACGAGATGACAGAGCAACAGATCTTGCCTCATCGTAATACCCAGTTCTCAAGCAAAAGTAGATCTGCCACATATAATAATAGAACTTAGTGAAAATCAACTTATTTGGATAAAAAATGACTATTTCACAATAAAAACTACGATATATGTCCAATTAATTTTAATAAAGAAATTTTTGAAGGGAACAAAGGGAGCAGTTAAACATTCTATTAGAGATTCATTTTCTGCTTTCAAATTACTACTCACAATAGCAGGGAATGAACAACCCAAAGATACATTCAATTAATCATTGCGCCTTCTCCAAAttcttaaaacaactaaatgaATAACAAGAGGTAAAAAGATAGTAAAAGGCCTAAACAGTGTTAAGAATAAATAGAAGTTAACACCAACAAACAAATGAGACACTGCTATACGAGAGAATGAATATCTCCGTCAGCGCAAGATAGCCTCAAGGATCAAAAGGGCACAAGTTCCTATAGGATTCTTCATCCTATATACATAGCAAACATTTTCGTAGCATTGAAGACAAGGGCAATGAGAAGACTCTGACATAAGATTTAAACAAATGCATACGGGCAAAGTTTTGTCTAAACATTTGATTTTCAACATGCCCTTATTCTACATAAAAACTTTGTCgcacaaaaaaaatgatcaaatgaCATACCTACAATTTGATCTAAGGGATGATTCAGATTTATGAAATGTGTACATACAACTTGTAAGCTGATATATTAGTTATATTGAAGTACATCTTCATAAATAAGGTCGACGTAAACAAGaaaggaaattgtaagaaatgtAAAAGACAAAAACTGAAGACCTGCTGCCAAGTGGTATCAACAGGAGGCTGCCTGCGGGCATCGCCTGCATCAAAATCTAGAACTCCATAATCTCTTAAACGAATCTGCAGAAACAAACAAATACTGAATTGCATGATAAAGATTCTACAGGATAACAAAACGCGTAAAACATGAATGGTATCAAAGTTTATAGAAAAATATGATTACAAACCCGAAGAAAGGCACGGATTCTTTGTAAATTTCCAACAACTCCTCCAAGGGCGGCCTGCAATGAGATCAAGAGGCGACCATGAATTATGATGGTTATGATGAAAAGTGAAATGTGTTACAGACAATGCAAAGGAAAAAGTTACTGCAGAAGTATAATTGTCACAATAAAATTTATAGATCAGAAAGTCCAAGAAAGTAACAAAAGGATAGCATGTAACCATTGGGACCAAGCAGATAAAAACACATGTATTAATCTGTTTCACAACCAACATACAGAAAAAAATTTAGTACCTGCCCCGGATGACTTTGAATTGTATCCATGATGTATTTTTCATGCCCCCATTCTAGGTGCCGCCTTGCCCCAATAACTAATGACATCCTTTTTGAAACACTACGCGGTAGGGTTATATCTTCACCCATCAATGTCTGTTAACATAATGAGTATCAGATTGTCAACTGTTCATTATCTAATGAATATAGCTGTGGAGACCtccctaaaaaaataaaaaaataaaaaaataaacacacacacatgctaaCATCCAGCAGATTAGAAGAGCACATGTCTACAAGTATACCTGAAGAAGGTGCCATATCTTCTGCATGTTAACTGATTTTCCACCAGATACATCAAGGCCTAAACTCTCATAAGCACCCTTGAAAGCTGTAGCAGgctaatgaaaagaaaataaattaacagcAAACATTTATTGCAAATCTCATTATTTCGTAACATACTAACATCACAcgcatcaaataaaatttgtagAAGGACAAAGCCCACCAAACTGAAAGGTGAATGCATTCAAGTCAAGTATGCATACTCTGTCGTTACATTATAGTTTAATAATTCGAAGCAGACTCTTGGGCATTTATCAAACAATGGAGCATGATCAAATTCACTCGAGCTCATAATTTCAGATTCCTCACAATATGATAGAAAAAGAATTTTAAGCTTAAGAGAAAAACTTACTTTAAGCTCATAATTTCAGATTCCTCACAATATCAtacatttaaaaagaaaaacttactTTAAATGGTAATCCATGCTGCCTTGCATTGTTCAGAATTTTTACAACTTCAGCATAGACAGAGGCTTTCTTGTCACGGATGGGCTTGCTAGCTAAAGGCACAAGCTCCATGCTAGATGGAGAAGATGACACTTGACGGCTAGAAGTTATAGATGCTATTTGACCAGAACGACTACCACTGCTGCTAGTATAAGTCATGTTGGTCCTGGGTAATGTCGAAATCTGGCTTAAGCTTTGAAGGAAATCACGTTTTTCCTTTTGCCAATCCTcctgacaaatatcaaattccaCCATAACCAACTTTGAACATAGAATGAGCGTAAATAATCATTCGACTGATTTAAAACACTTTGCCAATTCTTTTCCTTCTCTAAGTAACTACTTTTTGTCAAAACTAAGGCAACAGGATCTTTAAACTGAAGCAGCTTGCAATCATTCATTATGTTGTCCAACAATAACTAAAAAGCAACAGAAAGAGGGATTAAAATGATTCTCCAAGGATATCAGAGCATACACAGCTATGAGAGCGgccatatataaaaataaataaataaaaactagtaAAATTTTAAACAAGGGAAACCCAGTGAATATGATATCGCAAAAATCCATTGGGGTACACTAACCTCCAAAACCTTTAACATGTAATCATTAAAACTTCTAAGGTTATCCTTCTGAGCTTCTTGGAGAGCCGAGACCATTGCCATTTGATGGACCTAATGAGGAAAAAAATTGTATACATTAAGGTCAAGGAATCACCATCAATCTCTAGACATCAAAACGGGTAGGCCTTAGAAAAGTGAAACAAAGCATTTTAAGGTatgaaagaaaacaaatggGTGCAACCATATTATATAGACCGTGCTCATACACCAATGAAAAATTAAACGCATGTCTCTAACAACATTATAAGGTATCCAAAAGAAGGCAAATTCGTAAGGCCATATAAATCATTAGTCAAATTTTTTAGCTGCACTCAGACatcacaataaataaataaaaacttgtgtatatagcaaaaataaaaaataaaaaaaattagctgaccaaaaaaaaaaagtcataaagaaagaaaattaagaaaatgaaaaataatgaaacaCAAATTTATCTCAATTATAGATGGAAATATAATTTCTCTGTATGAAGGACCATTAGATGCCCCAAAGACAAATATTCAAAAACGAAACACAAGCATTTTTCTTGGAGAGTAAATAAAACAAATGTACATAGATTTTTACTTTAGAGAATGAAAACATAATTagataaaaatataaaactcaTCTAAATGGTCCAACATTCAGTTTATCCATACTTCATTACATTAATTACAAAACCTGAGTCCAGTCAATATGTACGGAcgcaaaataataattaaccAGTAACAGGCATGATGAATAGTTGTATATGTTGGAGTTCCATCTTGTAATACCGACATTAATAGCCAAATTTTCTATAAGAAAATCTAGCTAAATAAATGCATAGTTTCTAATGTCTATCACATTAGTTCCATCATGTTACCCCACAAGATTTAAAGCATGTATCAAGTAAAATCATCTTTCAGAAGATCAGGGAGGACCCAATGTTAAAGTAATGAAAGAAACATACAGCAATCTAATCAGATCATTAGTAAAAAGTTATAGAGTTAAATCTACCTGCTGCAGATACTCTTCAACAGTTGTTGCTTCAGACGGAAAAACATCTTCAAATGTTGTCTTTTAATGAAGAAAGGGAAAACAACAGAAATAAATTAGTATAACAGGATGAGGAATGAGAAAGTTTTTCAGAATCTAGAAAAATTGCAAGAAAATTGTTCTCTGGAGGCATAAACCCAGGATTTCTAAGCAGCCATTGACTTCACCTAAGAAAATAACTCAAAGCAAGTACAGTTAATTTTGAGCTAAGAATTCCTTGATCACTATTGGACTTAGACAATAAATGAACTTTGTGTGTTAGTATATGAGGAGATTCTTCTCAATATTAATTCTTCTTTTTACATAGTTCTACTACTTAGCTCTCTCTCTTACAAATATTGTTGAACACATGGAAATGCCTTGAGATTCATGAAATAAAGAAAGTTTTAAAATGTAGCATCCAAATTGAATTATCAAATGATTTAGTATAGTTGAcaaatttcaagaaaaattctGATGACGCACATTTCTACAGAAAGTAGAATGCGTAGATATTGATCATATTAGTACCTTCAATTCAAAGGACTTAAGGTCGCGTGCAAGCTGCTCTGCATTTAGTCCCTCACGTGCAAGAAGCCTGTAAAAATGAATAGGATAAAGTTGAACACATATACTACCTAATAAATTAAGCACAGGACACAAAACACAGAACAGAACTTGATATATACCCTCAAACTTATCTGCAATATCAAGTTTTGATTCACATTCTTATATTTTAAGAGCAACTAGAATTAAAGTGACTTACGAAAAGAAGAGATTTATCAACATGAAGGAAAGTGAATCTGAGAAATACAATATATTTTTGAGACAGAAATCATTCTAGTACCTTGTGGCAGCAACGGATTGTTGAGGAGCCTCATTTCGTAGGGTTTTTGCTTTGAGTTTCTTAGATAATGTTTCTAACTGATCTAAATTTCTCTGAAACAGATAAATATATCAAAACAGAGCCCATAAAAACAAGATAATTGGATCCATAGAAAGTATATCTCCTTTTGGTCTCATTGTTATAATGTACAGAAAGTTTTACTGTTTTTAGTCAGGATCATAGCCTGATAGCTTTGCTAAGATTGTGAACAAGAGTGGGGAGTGAGAGAGGGAGGGTTGAACCTGACCGCTATTTTTGGGCATAAATCAGTGGTTCTTTATGTCCTCTCTGACaattaattctttttatttatttaacaaaTAATGTGAGACTCATAACTAAAATTCAAAAGAGTTGAAGTCTCAATTTATTGCTTTCCATAGGGTTTTTTCAGCTGCCTAATGAGCAtaaatggaaaataaaaaagagaacctaaaaatttcaatataaaTGTATAAATTTGTTGAATTAGCTGAACTAAGAAAGGACTATTAAAAGATTCAAAAACTCATATCATGTCAGCATTTTTCAGCAATAAAACAAGATAAGAACCTCGCTATTTGTATCCTGCTagttttcttcctcacaaaAGTGTTTCAGCAATGAGAAGAAAGTTTTCAAAAGAACATCTCATTCAAATAGACATTTATACATTTTCAGTCAAGGAATACCGCATACGAGAGAAAAAGTCACAAACATAAATTTCCATTCAGTATTGCATTCCCGTTTGCGGAACACTAATAAGTTGAACCTTAATACATTATTACTATAGTAAAAGAACTTAATTTTGAGTCCTTATTAACAAATTAAGTGCATTCGCAGCGAACCTTTATAATCGCATCAGGCTGAAGATAACTGTATGCTC
Proteins encoded in this region:
- the LOC126591811 gene encoding nuclear pore complex protein NUP93A-like, which codes for MATEQNMSSWTDLLHSSTKLLEQAAPSAQFPPLQRNLDQLETLSKKLKAKTLRNEAPQQSVAATRLLAREGLNAEQLARDLKSFELKTTFEDVFPSEATTVEEYLQQVHQMAMVSALQEAQKDNLRSFNDYMLKVLEEDWQKEKRDFLQSLSQISTLPRTNMTYTSSSGSRSGQIASITSSRQVSSSPSSMELVPLASKPIRDKKASVYAEVVKILNNARQHGLPFKPATAFKGAYESLGLDVSGGKSVNMQKIWHLLQTLMGEDITLPRSVSKRMSLVIGARRHLEWGHEKYIMDTIQSHPGQAALGGVVGNLQRIRAFLRIRLRDYGVLDFDAGDARRQPPVDTTWQQIYFCLRTGYYDEARSVALSSRASHQFAPLLTEWINTGGMVPASIAASASEECEKMLRMGDRVGRAAYDKKKLLLYALVSGSRRQIDRLLRDLPTLFNTIEDFLWFKLSAVRDCPGGAAPIVMNESLVPYTLDDLQMYLNKFDPSYYTKNGKDPLVYPYVLLLSIQLIPGMVYLFKETGDEGYNIDAAHISIVLADHGFLSEGAGAGQKMGLMDAYAEASSIIRQYGSVYLRLGNLSVALEYYAQAAAAVGGGELSWSGRGNVDQQRQRNLMLKQLLTELLLRDGGIYLLLGSRGAGEEGELGRFLTDVKTRQQFLLEAAHQCQEAGLYEKSIEIQKRIGAFSMALDTINKCLSEAICALSRGRLDGESRTAGLIHSGNEILEMHKYFPDFSPQERESVSEQYIVLRQLEAVLSIHKLARGGHYADALREVARLQFLPLVPGTPDVTTDVFQNLSPHVQACVPDLLKVALTCLDNMVDSDGSLRALRAKIASFIANNSNRNWPRDLYEKVARSL